In the genome of Populus trichocarpa isolate Nisqually-1 chromosome 6, P.trichocarpa_v4.1, whole genome shotgun sequence, one region contains:
- the LOC7485299 gene encoding sister chromatid cohesion protein PDS5 homolog C isoform X1: MEREEKELEDEIKLAGYALLSSPSSVSQLLLLLEKLEDCLKRVNQSPSKSMQRAVELAMKALMAKELLNHSDVDVKVSVASCFNHILIITAQTFSYDDEQMKEILQLIVASFENISDTSSPSYHKRVLILEKFANVRSCVLMVDLQCYSLIIEMFKHFLTNIREHHPDIVYSSMGLIMIIILDEIKEIPLEIVNLLLDCIRNRNQDVLPIAQKLGERIFENCGSKLAPYMPQANYCGQTHIRGKLQDSGSHTELVVKDNSDRGEGCGYQVFEEGNREESRKIKENAPYVPQANYCGQTHIRGKLQDSGSHTELVVKDNSDRGEGCGYQVFEKEGNREESRKIKEKDFKEKTLKEEGEIFLREFMKQKRSRKGVKTKQKPVVKEKNDGEEGSEKQVFGEENSKEDRKEKINREEGCKEQGFQEDHSEEGKKAKKKVFKEKKSQKEGVHFLRERVRSRERGKRELKFEGKQAMDTKCSQRKMHEFLSNLKGKKRSIIENSIFSAFLDIPRCPINRNLAAALIECYDSEKDAFIVAGQSLKFCGKEIEKCIGLSFEGKRVDMNILGGHIDTQIIWKYFEIVNGNARIKEKSTDASNEKDDGELKSSFLIPESLLLQKLNLMSVDGKGEAEDFLRLSIIYMFNIYFFPSASKYIYWWPLKFLENLHDFGSYAWGRAAYDYLHISLEKAASKLACQNKFYVSLNACVPLLQTLATERISKLQVLAPPTNLNPSVLNYTKNESRSFDTIQKVLAKLQPDEIKKCKDCEGVKNSTRLQGGANVKSTKRQKTQNEEEDGLVITI; the protein is encoded by the exons AtggaaagagaggaaaaagagcTGGAAGATGAAATCAAGTTGGCTGGATATGCACTTCTTTCATCTCCATCTTCCGTTTCACAACTCCTTCTTTTGCttgag aAACTTGAGGATTGTTTAAAGAGAGTGAATCAGTCTCCTTCCAAATCAATGCAAAGGGCAGTAGAGCTTGCAATGAAGGCACTTATGGCCAAAGAACTTTTGAATCATTCGGATGTGGATGTGAAAGTTTCTGTTGCATCATGCTtcaatcatattttaataataacgGCACAAACTTTTTCATATGATGATGAACAAATGAAG GAAATTTTACAGCTGATTGTAgcttcatttgaaaatatatctgACACCTCAAGCCCTTCATACCATAAAAGGGTTTTGATTCTAGAAAAGTTTGCAAATGTCAGATCATGCGTTTTGATGGTGGATCTTCAATGTTATTCCTTGATCATAGAGATGTTTAAACATTTTTTGACAAATATAAG GGAACACCATCCTGACATTGTATATTCATCTATGGGGCTAATTATGATTATAATCTTGGACGAAATTAAAGAGATCCCATTGGAGATTGTCAACCTCCTTTTGGACTGTATAAGAAACAGAAACCAG GATGTTTTGCCTATTGCACAAAAGCTTGGAGAGAGAATATTTGAAAATTGTGGATCAAAGCTTGCTCCCTACATGCCTCAGGCAAATTATTGTGGCCAGACACATATTAGGGGCAAGCTGCAGGATTCAGGAAGTCATACTGAG CTAGTTGTGAAGGATAACAGTGATAGAGGAGAAGGCTGTGGATATCAGGTTTTTGAAGAGGGGAATAGAGAGGAAAGCAGAAAGATCAAAGAAAATGCTCCCTACGTGCCTCAGGCAAATTATTGTGGCCAGACACATATTAGGGGCAAGCTGCAGGATTCAGGAAGTCATACTGAG CTAGTTGTGAAGGATAACAGTGATAGAGGAGAAGGCTGTGGATATCAGGTTTTTGAAAAAGAGGGGAATAGAGAGGAAAGCAGAAAGATCAAAGAAAAGGATTTCAAAGAGAAGACACTTAAAGAGGAAGGTGAGATTTTCCTAAGGGAGTTTATGAAACAGAAGAGAAGTAGAAAAGGGGTCAAAACGAAGCAGAAG CCAGTTGTGAAGGAGAAGAATGATGGAGAAGAAGGCAGCGAAAAGCAGGTTTTTGGAGAGGAGAATAGCAAGGAAGACAGAAAGGAGAAAATCAATAGAGAAGAAGGTTGTAAAGAGCAGGGTTTTCAAGAGGACCATAGTGAGGAAGGCAAGAAGGCCAAAAAGAAGGTtttcaaagagaagaaaagtcaAAAGGAAGGTGTACATTTCCTAAGGGAGCGTGTGAGAAGTAGAGAAAGG gGTAAACGAGAACTTAAGTTTGAGGGAAAACAAGCCATGGACACTAAGTGCAGTCAGCGGAAAATGCATGAGTTTCTTTCAAACTTAAAGGGGAAGAAGAGAAGCATAATTGAAAATTCAATCTTCTCTGCCTTCCTTGATATTCCTAGATGCCCCATTAATCGCAATCTGGCAGCAGCTCTTATTGAATGCTATGATTCTGAAAAGGATGCATTTATTGTAGCAGGCCAGTCACTCAAGTTCTGTGGcaaagaaattgagaaatgCATTGGACTCAGCTTTGAAGGGAAAAGGGTGGACATGAATATTTTGGGAGGGCATATTGATACTCAAATTATATGGAAGTACTTTGAAATAGTGAATGGAAatgcaagaatcaaagagaagTCAACAGATGCCAGTAACGAAAAGGATGATGGAGAACTCAAAAGTTCCTTTTTGATACCTGAAAGTTTGCTTCTGCAAAAACTAAACCTGATGAGTGTCGATGGAAAAGGGGAAGCTGAGGACTTCCTTCGTCTATCCATTATATACatgttcaatatatatttctttccatccgcttccaaatatatatattggtggCCGCTCAAATTCCTGGAAAATCTACATGATTTTGGCTCATATGCTTGGGGACGGGCTGCATATGACTATTTACATATATCTCTAGAAAAAGCAGCAAGCAAGTTGGCATGTCAGAACAAATTCTACGTGTCCTTGAATGCATGTGTTCCATTGTTGCAG aCACTGGCAACGGAACGGATCAGCAAGTTGCAAGTCCTAGCTCCTCCAACAAACCTAAATCCATCTGTGCTCAATTATACTAAGAATGAGAGTAGGTCATTCGATACAATCCAAAAGGTGTTGGCCAAGCTGCAACCTGATGAG ATCAAGAAATGCAAGGATTGTGAAGGTGTCAAGAACAGTACTCGGTTGCAAGGAGGAGCCAATGTGAAGAGCACAAAAAGGCAGAAAACTCAAAATGAAGAGGAGGATGGGTTGGTAATTACGATATAG
- the LOC7485299 gene encoding uncharacterized protein LOC7485299 isoform X2: MEREEKELEDEIKLAGYALLSSPSSVSQLLLLLEKLEDCLKRVNQSPSKSMQRAVELAMKALMAKELLNHSDVDVKVSVASCFNHILIITAQTFSYDDEQMKEILQLIVASFENISDTSSPSYHKRVLILEKFANVRSCVLMVDLQCYSLIIEMFKHFLTNIREHHPDIVYSSMGLIMIIILDEIKEIPLEIVNLLLDCIRNRNQDVLPIAQKLGERIFENCGSKLAPYMPQANYCGQTHIRGKLQDSGSHTELVVKDNSDRGEGCGYQVFEKEGNREESRKIKEKDFKEKTLKEEGEIFLREFMKQKRSRKGVKTKQKPVVKEKNDGEEGSEKQVFGEENSKEDRKEKINREEGCKEQGFQEDHSEEGKKAKKKVFKEKKSQKEGVHFLRERVRSRERGKRELKFEGKQAMDTKCSQRKMHEFLSNLKGKKRSIIENSIFSAFLDIPRCPINRNLAAALIECYDSEKDAFIVAGQSLKFCGKEIEKCIGLSFEGKRVDMNILGGHIDTQIIWKYFEIVNGNARIKEKSTDASNEKDDGELKSSFLIPESLLLQKLNLMSVDGKGEAEDFLRLSIIYMFNIYFFPSASKYIYWWPLKFLENLHDFGSYAWGRAAYDYLHISLEKAASKLACQNKFYVSLNACVPLLQTLATERISKLQVLAPPTNLNPSVLNYTKNESRSFDTIQKVLAKLQPDEIKKCKDCEGVKNSTRLQGGANVKSTKRQKTQNEEEDGLVITI; the protein is encoded by the exons AtggaaagagaggaaaaagagcTGGAAGATGAAATCAAGTTGGCTGGATATGCACTTCTTTCATCTCCATCTTCCGTTTCACAACTCCTTCTTTTGCttgag aAACTTGAGGATTGTTTAAAGAGAGTGAATCAGTCTCCTTCCAAATCAATGCAAAGGGCAGTAGAGCTTGCAATGAAGGCACTTATGGCCAAAGAACTTTTGAATCATTCGGATGTGGATGTGAAAGTTTCTGTTGCATCATGCTtcaatcatattttaataataacgGCACAAACTTTTTCATATGATGATGAACAAATGAAG GAAATTTTACAGCTGATTGTAgcttcatttgaaaatatatctgACACCTCAAGCCCTTCATACCATAAAAGGGTTTTGATTCTAGAAAAGTTTGCAAATGTCAGATCATGCGTTTTGATGGTGGATCTTCAATGTTATTCCTTGATCATAGAGATGTTTAAACATTTTTTGACAAATATAAG GGAACACCATCCTGACATTGTATATTCATCTATGGGGCTAATTATGATTATAATCTTGGACGAAATTAAAGAGATCCCATTGGAGATTGTCAACCTCCTTTTGGACTGTATAAGAAACAGAAACCAG GATGTTTTGCCTATTGCACAAAAGCTTGGAGAGAGAATATTTGAAAATTGTGGATCAAAGCTTGCTCCCTACATGCCTCAGGCAAATTATTGTGGCCAGACACATATTAGGGGCAAGCTGCAGGATTCAGGAAGTCATACTGAG CTAGTTGTGAAGGATAACAGTGATAGAGGAGAAGGCTGTGGATATCAGGTTTTTGAAAAAGAGGGGAATAGAGAGGAAAGCAGAAAGATCAAAGAAAAGGATTTCAAAGAGAAGACACTTAAAGAGGAAGGTGAGATTTTCCTAAGGGAGTTTATGAAACAGAAGAGAAGTAGAAAAGGGGTCAAAACGAAGCAGAAG CCAGTTGTGAAGGAGAAGAATGATGGAGAAGAAGGCAGCGAAAAGCAGGTTTTTGGAGAGGAGAATAGCAAGGAAGACAGAAAGGAGAAAATCAATAGAGAAGAAGGTTGTAAAGAGCAGGGTTTTCAAGAGGACCATAGTGAGGAAGGCAAGAAGGCCAAAAAGAAGGTtttcaaagagaagaaaagtcaAAAGGAAGGTGTACATTTCCTAAGGGAGCGTGTGAGAAGTAGAGAAAGG gGTAAACGAGAACTTAAGTTTGAGGGAAAACAAGCCATGGACACTAAGTGCAGTCAGCGGAAAATGCATGAGTTTCTTTCAAACTTAAAGGGGAAGAAGAGAAGCATAATTGAAAATTCAATCTTCTCTGCCTTCCTTGATATTCCTAGATGCCCCATTAATCGCAATCTGGCAGCAGCTCTTATTGAATGCTATGATTCTGAAAAGGATGCATTTATTGTAGCAGGCCAGTCACTCAAGTTCTGTGGcaaagaaattgagaaatgCATTGGACTCAGCTTTGAAGGGAAAAGGGTGGACATGAATATTTTGGGAGGGCATATTGATACTCAAATTATATGGAAGTACTTTGAAATAGTGAATGGAAatgcaagaatcaaagagaagTCAACAGATGCCAGTAACGAAAAGGATGATGGAGAACTCAAAAGTTCCTTTTTGATACCTGAAAGTTTGCTTCTGCAAAAACTAAACCTGATGAGTGTCGATGGAAAAGGGGAAGCTGAGGACTTCCTTCGTCTATCCATTATATACatgttcaatatatatttctttccatccgcttccaaatatatatattggtggCCGCTCAAATTCCTGGAAAATCTACATGATTTTGGCTCATATGCTTGGGGACGGGCTGCATATGACTATTTACATATATCTCTAGAAAAAGCAGCAAGCAAGTTGGCATGTCAGAACAAATTCTACGTGTCCTTGAATGCATGTGTTCCATTGTTGCAG aCACTGGCAACGGAACGGATCAGCAAGTTGCAAGTCCTAGCTCCTCCAACAAACCTAAATCCATCTGTGCTCAATTATACTAAGAATGAGAGTAGGTCATTCGATACAATCCAAAAGGTGTTGGCCAAGCTGCAACCTGATGAG ATCAAGAAATGCAAGGATTGTGAAGGTGTCAAGAACAGTACTCGGTTGCAAGGAGGAGCCAATGTGAAGAGCACAAAAAGGCAGAAAACTCAAAATGAAGAGGAGGATGGGTTGGTAATTACGATATAG
- the LOC7485231 gene encoding NADP-dependent glyceraldehyde-3-phosphate dehydrogenase isoform X2, giving the protein MVICTSTTLMENGRSLLLAKLYLLSTQLQERLSTRFKEEVNKVMESAKSAQKAWAKTPLWKRAELLHKAAAILKEHKAPIAECLIKEIAKPAKDSVTEVVRSGDLISYTAEEGVRILGEGKFLVSDSFPGNDRTKYCLTSKIPLGVVLAIPPFNYPVNLAVSKIGPALIAGNSLVLKPPTQGAVSCLHMVHCFHLAGFPKGLISCVTGKGSEIGDFLTMHPGVNCISFTGGDTGIAISKKAGMIPLQMELGGKDACIVLEDADLDLVAANIIKGGFSYSGQRCTAIKVVLVMESVADALVEKVKARVAKLRVGPPENDCDITPVVTESSANFIEGLVMDAKEKGATFCQQYKREGNLIWPLLLDNVRPDMRIAWEEPFGPILPVVRINSVEEGIHHCNASNFGLQGCVFTKDINRAMLISDAMETGTVQINSAPARGPDHFPFQGLKDSGIGSQGITNSINMMTKVKTTVINLPSPSYTMG; this is encoded by the exons ATGGTGATTTGTACAAGTACTACTCTGATGGAGAATGGAAGAAGTCTTCTTCTGGCAAAACTGTATCTATTGTCAACCCAACTACAAGAAAGACTCAGTACAAGGTTCAAG GAAGAGGTTAACAAAGTGATGGAATCAGCCAAGAGCGCACAAAAAGCATGGGCTAAAACTCCACTATGGAAGAGAGCAGAGCTTCTTCACAAGGCAGCTGCTATCCTGAAAGAGCACAAAGCCCCAATTGCTGAGTGCTTGATAAAAGAAATTGCAAAACCAGCTAAAGATTCAGTAACTGAG GTTGTGAGGTCAGGAGATCTTATTTCCTACACTGCTGAAGAAGGGGTTAGAATTCTAGGAGAGGGAAAATTCTTGGTCTCTGACAGTTTTCCTGGGAATGACAGAACCAAGTACTGCCTGACTTCTAAG ATTCCCCTCGGAGTGGTTCTAGCCATTCCACCCTTTAACTATCCTGTCAACTTAGCTGTCTCAAAGATTGGTCCTGCATTGATTGCTGGAAACTCCCTCGTGCTCAAGCCTCCAACTCAG GGTGCTGTCTCTTGCCTGCATATGGTACACTGTTTTCACTTGGCTGGTTTTCCCAAAGGCCTAATCAGCTGTGTCACCGGGAAAGGGTCTGAGATTGGTGACTTTCTTACTATGCATCCTGGTGTGAACTGTATAAG CTTCACTGGTGGAGACACGGGCATTGCAATTTCAAAGAAGGCAGGCATGATCCCTCTTCAGATGGAATTGGGAGGAAAAGATGCCTGCATAGTGCTTGAAGATGCTGACCTAGATTTGGTAGCAGCAAACATAATAAAAGGAGGCTTTTCTTACAG CGGTCAAAGATGCACTGCAATTAAGGTTGTCTTGGTGATGGAATCCGTTGCTGATGCTCTGGTTGAAAAGGTGAAAGCAAGAGTTGCAAAATTAAGAGTTGGGCCACCAGAGAATGACTGTGATATCACCCCTGTAGTCACAGAGTCATCGGCCAATTTCATCGAAGGACTGGTAATGGACGCCAAAGAAAAAGGAGCAACTTTCTGCCAGCAGTACAAGAGAGAGGGTAACCTCATCTGGCCCTTGTTGTTAGATAATGTGAGGCCTGATATGAGGATTGCATGGGAAGAACCATTTGGACCAATTTTGCCAGTAGTAAGGATCAATTCTGTGGAAGAAGGAATTCACCATTGCAATGCTAGCAATTTCGGACTCCAG GGTTGCGTGTTTACAAAGGACATCAACAGAGCCATGTTGATCAGCGATGCAATGGAAACTGGGACAGTTCAGATCAACTCGGCACCAGCTCGTGGACCAGATCATTTCCCTTTCCAG GGTTTGAAGGATAGTGGTATTGGATCACAAGGCATCACCAACAGCATTAACATGATGACCAAAGTCAAGACCACAGTTATCAACTTACCAAGCCCTTCTTACACCATGGGTTAG
- the LOC7485231 gene encoding NADP-dependent glyceraldehyde-3-phosphate dehydrogenase isoform X1, translated as MAGTGMFSEILDGDLYKYYSDGEWKKSSSGKTVSIVNPTTRKTQYKVQACTQEEVNKVMESAKSAQKAWAKTPLWKRAELLHKAAAILKEHKAPIAECLIKEIAKPAKDSVTEVVRSGDLISYTAEEGVRILGEGKFLVSDSFPGNDRTKYCLTSKIPLGVVLAIPPFNYPVNLAVSKIGPALIAGNSLVLKPPTQGAVSCLHMVHCFHLAGFPKGLISCVTGKGSEIGDFLTMHPGVNCISFTGGDTGIAISKKAGMIPLQMELGGKDACIVLEDADLDLVAANIIKGGFSYSGQRCTAIKVVLVMESVADALVEKVKARVAKLRVGPPENDCDITPVVTESSANFIEGLVMDAKEKGATFCQQYKREGNLIWPLLLDNVRPDMRIAWEEPFGPILPVVRINSVEEGIHHCNASNFGLQGCVFTKDINRAMLISDAMETGTVQINSAPARGPDHFPFQGLKDSGIGSQGITNSINMMTKVKTTVINLPSPSYTMG; from the exons ATGGCTGGGACTGGAATGTTTTCTGAAATATTGGATGGTGATTTGTACAAGTACTACTCTGATGGAGAATGGAAGAAGTCTTCTTCTGGCAAAACTGTATCTATTGTCAACCCAACTACAAGAAAGACTCAGTACAAGGTTCAAG CTTGTACACAGGAAGAGGTTAACAAAGTGATGGAATCAGCCAAGAGCGCACAAAAAGCATGGGCTAAAACTCCACTATGGAAGAGAGCAGAGCTTCTTCACAAGGCAGCTGCTATCCTGAAAGAGCACAAAGCCCCAATTGCTGAGTGCTTGATAAAAGAAATTGCAAAACCAGCTAAAGATTCAGTAACTGAG GTTGTGAGGTCAGGAGATCTTATTTCCTACACTGCTGAAGAAGGGGTTAGAATTCTAGGAGAGGGAAAATTCTTGGTCTCTGACAGTTTTCCTGGGAATGACAGAACCAAGTACTGCCTGACTTCTAAG ATTCCCCTCGGAGTGGTTCTAGCCATTCCACCCTTTAACTATCCTGTCAACTTAGCTGTCTCAAAGATTGGTCCTGCATTGATTGCTGGAAACTCCCTCGTGCTCAAGCCTCCAACTCAG GGTGCTGTCTCTTGCCTGCATATGGTACACTGTTTTCACTTGGCTGGTTTTCCCAAAGGCCTAATCAGCTGTGTCACCGGGAAAGGGTCTGAGATTGGTGACTTTCTTACTATGCATCCTGGTGTGAACTGTATAAG CTTCACTGGTGGAGACACGGGCATTGCAATTTCAAAGAAGGCAGGCATGATCCCTCTTCAGATGGAATTGGGAGGAAAAGATGCCTGCATAGTGCTTGAAGATGCTGACCTAGATTTGGTAGCAGCAAACATAATAAAAGGAGGCTTTTCTTACAG CGGTCAAAGATGCACTGCAATTAAGGTTGTCTTGGTGATGGAATCCGTTGCTGATGCTCTGGTTGAAAAGGTGAAAGCAAGAGTTGCAAAATTAAGAGTTGGGCCACCAGAGAATGACTGTGATATCACCCCTGTAGTCACAGAGTCATCGGCCAATTTCATCGAAGGACTGGTAATGGACGCCAAAGAAAAAGGAGCAACTTTCTGCCAGCAGTACAAGAGAGAGGGTAACCTCATCTGGCCCTTGTTGTTAGATAATGTGAGGCCTGATATGAGGATTGCATGGGAAGAACCATTTGGACCAATTTTGCCAGTAGTAAGGATCAATTCTGTGGAAGAAGGAATTCACCATTGCAATGCTAGCAATTTCGGACTCCAG GGTTGCGTGTTTACAAAGGACATCAACAGAGCCATGTTGATCAGCGATGCAATGGAAACTGGGACAGTTCAGATCAACTCGGCACCAGCTCGTGGACCAGATCATTTCCCTTTCCAG GGTTTGAAGGATAGTGGTATTGGATCACAAGGCATCACCAACAGCATTAACATGATGACCAAAGTCAAGACCACAGTTATCAACTTACCAAGCCCTTCTTACACCATGGGTTAG
- the LOC112327993 gene encoding uncharacterized protein LOC112327993 produces the protein MIERAVRQYVDLAADVSRKMQVLEDEIAILKKAVVNVPGGGGSSKSKLPEPKSFGGTRNSLVDFKTMTRDETILVPLRFKTRDKKVGKSKKNKLGRGRFKLLIDKSKAKQADVSRKETKLNAECFICGGPHYARECPKREKLNAILGQLGVVDTLMYVKIRVNDKEIIAMLDSGVMNTFVADKLVAQLGLQLSNSQTTIKTVNAKARWIMRTTYGVPLTLEKWQGKYAFIGGILIASETCPIFVPYYKTLVAESKKDSNNMILAIAIIKAFKKGSEVFLAIAIGEDSGHSMQASNVISRVLKEYEDVIPPDLPKKLPSRRVVDHRIDLVLGVTLPSQPLYHMSPRDFDELRRQLKELIDTGLSCTKQGDDKEQVNGAAGAGLDGQLSGASIFTKLDLKSDYWQVRTAERDEHKMTCVTRYESYAFFVMPFGLTNAPATFCNLMNDVLYKFLDDFVVVYLDDIVVFSRIIDDHVVHLSKFLSRLREHELFVNKEKYEFASAEIMFLGHMVSMDQVRMNPKKIQAILEWAAPMTAFDLQSFLGLANYYRRFTKGHCKVAAPLSDLLKKNWK, from the exons ATGATAGAAAGGGCTGTTAGGCAGTATGTGGATCTTGCAGCTGATGTAAGTCGTAAAATGCAAGTTCTTGAGGATGAGATTGCTATTCTGAAGAAGGCAGTAGTAAACGTCCCTGGGGGTGGTGGCTCGTCCAAATCAAAACTGCCAGAGCCAAAGTCATTTGGTGGTACAAGAA ATAGTTTGGTTGATTTTAAGACAATGACACGAGATGAGACTATTCTTGTCCCTTTGAGATTTAAAACCAGGGATAAGAAGGTTggaaaaagtaagaaaaataagcTTGGTAGGGGTAGATTCAAGCTTTTGATTGACAAGAGTAAAGCCAAGCAAGCAGATGTGTCGAGGAAAGAAACCAAACTGAATGCTGAATGTTTCATATGTGGAGGGCCGCATTATGCTAGGGAATgtccaaaaagagaaaaattaaatgcCATTTTG GGACAGTTAGGTGTTGTGGATACTTTAATGTATGTAAAAATTAGAGTGAATGACAAGGAAATTATTGCCATGTTAGATTCCGGTGTTATGAACACCTTTGTTGCTGACAAGTTGGTGGCACAGTTAGGTCTGCAATTGAGTAATAGTCAGACAACAATAAAGACAGTGAATGCAAAGGCACGATGGATAATGAGAACTACTTATGGTGTACCCCTAACATTGGAAAAGTGGCAAGGGAAGTATGCTTTTATTG GAGGGATTTTAATTGCTAGTGAAACATGCCCTatttttgttccttattatAAGACTTTGGTGGCTGAAAGCAAGAAGGATAGTAACAACATGATTTTGGCCATCGCGATCATCAAAGCCTTTAAAAAGGGCAGTGAAGTATTTCTGGCAATAGCAATAGGTGAGGATTCTGGACATAGTATGCAAGCATCGAATGTCATTTCTAGAGTATTAAAGGAATATGAAGATGTTATACCACCTGATTTGCCGAAGAAGCTTCCATCAAGAAGGGTTGTTGATCACCGAATTGACCTTGTGCTTGGGGTGACACTACCGTCGCAACCCCTATATCATATGTCTCCTAgagattttgatgaattgagaAGACAACTAAAGGAATTGATAGACACCGG ATTATCATGCACTAAACAAGGTGACGATAAAGAACAAGTAAATGGTGCCGCTGGTGCAGGACTTGATGGACAGCTGAGTGGGGCTTCTATCTTCACGAAACTGGATTTGAAGTCTGATTATTGGCAAGTTAGAACTGCCGAGAGGGATGAGCACAAGATGACTTGTGTGACAAGGTATGAATCATATGCATTTTTTGTTATGCCATTTGGCTTAACCAATGCTCCAGCTACGTTTTGTAACTTGATGAACGATGTGCTATATAAGTTTCTGGATGACTTTGTTGTCGTGTATTTAGATGATATTGTAGTGTTTAGTAGAATCATAGATGATCATGTGGTGCATCTATCTAAGTTTCTATCTCGACTAAGGGAGCATGAGTTATTTGTCAATAAGGAAAAATATGAGTTCGCAAGTGCTGAAATTATGTTCCTAGGACATATGGTAAGTATGGACCAAGTGAGGATGAATCCGAAAAAGATACAAGCCATATTGGAATGGGCAGCCCCTATGACGGCGTTTGATTTACAATCCTTTTTGGGATTGGCAAACTACTATCGTCGATTTACTAAGGGTCATTGCAAAGTAGCCGCCCCTCTTTCtgatttgttgaagaagaaTTGGAAGTGA